One window of Aspergillus oryzae RIB40 DNA, chromosome 3 genomic DNA carries:
- a CDS encoding uncharacterized protein (predicted protein) has protein sequence MNPFKTPPQLNPHPKFLTPTPFKPKGPTVSPPTTPETHRDNLSDILSDSDISILDLGPSLSARNTSCYQAPSTTNTTLARDTKQTSYLTAPTTGHGHGPIMAQDMNTRHTPTSPSLKDTTQGADITPKKLKMRTGSVRGALRTFSSPLLSPLRSGTGKVGRPGVNRAKTSFRGVGGALER, from the coding sequence ATGAATCCATTCAAAACGCCCCCTCAATTGAACCCACACCCCAAATTCCTCACACCAACTCCTTTCAAACCAAAAGGACCAACCGTCTCCCCTCCCACAACCCCCGAAACGCACAGAGACAACCTCAGCGACATTCTCAGCGACAGTGACATCAGCATCCTCGACCTCGGTCCAAGCCTCTCCGCCCGCAACACCTCTTGCTACCAAGCACCCAGCACAACCAACACAACTCTCGCCCGAGACACGAAGCAAACCTCCTACCTCACCGCACCGACTACTGGGCATGGACACGGTCCAATCATGGCCCAAGACATGAATACTCGACATACTCCCACATCCCCGTCACTGAAAGATACAACACAGGGAGCGGATATCACGCCCAAGAAACTCAAGATGAGGACCGGGTCTGTGAGGGGTGCTTTGAGGACTTTTTCGTCGCCGCTTTTGTCGCCATTGCGAAGTGGTACTGGGAAGGTTGGGAGGCCGGGAGTTAATCGGGCGAAGACTTCGTTCAGAGGTGTTGGGGGTGCTTTGGAGCGTTGA